Part of the Rhizobium sp. WYJ-E13 genome is shown below.
TACGACGCGCCGTACCGCGATCGAGGTTGACGAAAGCGTTGCGTCCTGGCCCGTAAATGCCCGAGAGACGCAATATCGCAGCCGGCACGCCGCGGGCGCGACCGAGCGCAAGCCAGGCCTCCTCCGCTTCCAACCGCTCCTTCGAGCGGCCGGAGATCGGAACGCAAACGGTTTCTTCCGTCACCCAGCCGCCCTTATGGTCGCCATAGACGCCGACGGTGGAGAGATAGCCGATCCATTGCAGGTCAGGCAGACGTGCCGCGCCATCCTGACCAAGCAATGCAAGCAGCGGATCGGTGTCGCGCGGCGCAATCGACTGCACGAGATGAGTAACGTCTGCCATGGCAGCCTGCATCTCGGCGCTCAAGGTCTCGCCGTCAAAAAGGAAGGCTTCGATCCCGGCTTTCCGCAGTTCTTCGGCTTTTTCCGGAGAACGGGTCGTGCCCGAGGCGCGCACGCCGCTCTCGCCAAAGGCCTTGGCGATCGCTGTACCGGAATAACCGCAGCCAAAGATCATCACATGCATCAGCTCACTCCCGCCATTCGCCACTCGCCGAGGACATCCTCGTCCGACTCACTTTCCCTTTGTGCGGCAAAGGCGTCGAATTCGCCAGCCTTCATGAGCCGCGATAACGCCCAGACTGCCATGCCGCGCACGGCAGGCGAGGCATCGGTGGT
Proteins encoded:
- a CDS encoding SDR family oxidoreductase; translated protein: MHVMIFGCGYSGTAIAKAFGESGVRASGTTRSPEKAEELRKAGIEAFLFDGETLSAEMQAAMADVTHLVQSIAPRDTDPLLALLGQDGAARLPDLQWIGYLSTVGVYGDHKGGWVTEETVCVPISGRSKERLEAEEAWLALGRARGVPAAILRLSGIYGPGRNAFVNLDRGTARRIIKKEQVFNRIRVEDIGASTRFLSEHALGGIYNVTDDQPGPPQDVIVEAARLMGVEPPPEQAFETAEMTAMARSFYGENKRVSNAKLKAAGFRFAFPNYPMSLAQLWQNGYWRG